The proteins below come from a single Leifsonia sp. 1010 genomic window:
- a CDS encoding MFS transporter: MTGAEPRGVDGDALVTTTSPLFADSATDRRIPRGWVVAWAAWDWGGAAFNAVITTFVFTVYLTSSLFVSPSIVAARDAETSGSGPAHAAYDAAVAVLSSGLAWGVGIAGAVVALLAPVLGQRTDGSGRRKLWLGVNTGVVVLVTASMFFVVGEPSYFLLGVALVAIGTVFYEIATVNYNAMLVQVSTPKTVGRVSGFGWGAGYLGGIVLLLIVYFGMVTGSGGLLHVPTEDGLNIRIIALIAAAWTLIFSLPVLFVVPEIPPNARTPRVGFFRSYAVLVRDIGKLWTESRNTVLFLIASALFRDGLVGVFTFGGILAQGTFGFTSGQVIIFAIAANVVAGVSTLLSGRLDDRFGPKSVIVTSLIGLIVAGLAVFFTHDLGAAAFWVGGLVLCLFVGPAQSASRTFLARVTPAGREGEVFGLYATTGRAVSFLAPTLFAVFVAVGGAQYWGILAIVLVLAAGLALLLPVRAPRRSAA, translated from the coding sequence ATGACAGGTGCCGAACCCCGCGGCGTCGACGGCGACGCCCTGGTGACGACCACGAGCCCGCTCTTCGCCGACAGCGCGACCGACCGCCGCATCCCCCGCGGGTGGGTGGTCGCCTGGGCGGCCTGGGACTGGGGCGGAGCCGCCTTCAACGCGGTCATCACCACCTTCGTGTTCACCGTCTACCTGACCAGCAGCCTCTTCGTCTCGCCGTCGATCGTGGCGGCGCGGGATGCCGAGACGAGCGGTTCAGGACCGGCGCACGCTGCCTACGACGCCGCTGTCGCCGTGCTGTCGAGCGGACTGGCGTGGGGCGTCGGAATCGCCGGCGCGGTCGTCGCCCTGCTCGCTCCCGTGCTCGGCCAGCGCACCGACGGATCGGGACGCCGCAAACTGTGGCTGGGGGTCAACACCGGCGTCGTGGTGCTGGTCACCGCATCCATGTTCTTCGTCGTCGGCGAACCGTCGTACTTCCTGCTCGGTGTCGCACTCGTCGCGATCGGGACGGTGTTCTACGAGATCGCGACCGTCAACTACAACGCGATGCTCGTGCAGGTGTCGACGCCGAAGACGGTCGGGCGCGTCAGCGGGTTCGGCTGGGGCGCCGGGTATCTGGGCGGCATCGTCCTGCTCCTCATCGTGTACTTCGGAATGGTGACGGGCTCGGGCGGGCTGCTGCACGTTCCGACCGAGGACGGCCTCAACATCCGCATCATCGCGCTGATCGCGGCGGCGTGGACGCTGATCTTCTCGCTCCCCGTGCTGTTCGTCGTGCCGGAGATCCCGCCGAACGCGCGCACCCCGCGAGTCGGCTTCTTCCGGTCGTACGCGGTGCTCGTGCGCGACATCGGCAAGCTCTGGACGGAGAGCCGCAACACGGTCCTCTTCCTGATCGCGTCCGCCCTGTTCCGCGACGGCCTGGTCGGGGTGTTCACGTTCGGCGGCATCCTCGCGCAGGGCACCTTCGGGTTCACCAGCGGCCAGGTCATCATCTTCGCCATCGCGGCCAACGTCGTCGCCGGCGTCAGCACGCTGCTCTCGGGGCGGCTGGACGACCGATTCGGGCCCAAGTCGGTCATCGTGACGTCGCTGATCGGATTGATCGTCGCCGGCCTGGCGGTGTTCTTCACGCACGACCTCGGCGCCGCTGCGTTCTGGGTCGGCGGCCTCGTGCTCTGCCTCTTCGTCGGGCCGGCGCAGTCGGCCAGCCGCACCTTCCTCGCACGGGTGACGCCGGCCGGGCGCGAGGGTGAGGTGTTCGGGCTGTACGCGACGACCGGTCGCGCGGTGTCGTTCCTGGCGCCGACTCTGTTCGCGGTGTTCGTGGCGGTCGGCGGGGCGCAGTACTGGGGCATCCTCGCGATCGTGCTCGTGCTGGCGGCGGGGCTCGCGCTGCTCCTCCCCGTGCGGGCGCCGCGCCGGTCGGCCGCCTGA
- a CDS encoding cupin domain-containing protein — MSDALAGKLRRTEVQHEPSSIPGREIVQVLTEIPVGVESGWHIHPGEEVGYILAGSVEMRIDARPTLHLNAGDGFLIPPGTPHNALDVGPSTGEMLSTYIVEVGEPLAVFVDEGSPVTG, encoded by the coding sequence ATGTCGGATGCGCTCGCCGGCAAGCTCCGGCGGACCGAGGTGCAGCATGAGCCGTCCTCGATCCCCGGGCGCGAGATCGTGCAGGTGCTCACCGAGATCCCGGTGGGCGTGGAATCGGGCTGGCACATCCATCCGGGTGAGGAGGTCGGCTACATCCTCGCCGGGTCGGTCGAGATGCGCATCGACGCCAGGCCGACCCTGCACCTGAACGCGGGCGACGGGTTCCTCATCCCGCCCGGCACGCCGCACAATGCGCTGGATGTGGGGCCGAGCACGGGCGAGATGCTCTCGACGTACATCGTCGAGGTGGGGGAGCCGCTCGCGGTCTTCGTCGACGAGGGCTCTCCCGTCACGGGCTGA